The following DNA comes from Longimicrobiaceae bacterium.
GCCCGGCCGGGGCGCAGCCGGGGAGGAAGCCGGGGACGAAGAGCGCCGCACCCGCGCCGAGCGACAGGGTGCGGACGAAATCGCGGCGTGTGAACCGGGGATCGGGCATCGGGTTCTCCAGGAGGTTCAGGCGACCTGCGGGGCGGCGTAGACCGGGGCGGCCACCAGCGCCGTGGCGCCGCGGAGCCGCGGGTGCGTGCTGGTCTGCTCGGGAATGATGGGGCTGCGGGCCGCGGTCGGGGTCAGCGCCCGCTCGGAGACGGCCGCGTGCAGGTGGTCCTCGATCATGTCCCAGGCGGCGGTGATCTCGCCGCCCACGAAGATCCGGGACGGGTTCAGCGCGTTGACGATCATGGCGAGGCCGAGCCCCAGGTAGCGGCCGGTCTCCTGGAGCGCCGCCCGCGCCCGGGCGTCGCCGGTGCGCGCCCGGGTGACCAGGTCGCCGAAGGCGATCCCGTGCTGCTTCAGTAAGCGGCGGCTCTGCTCGGGGGAGAGGTCCTGGCCCAGGTAGCGCGCCACCGTGGCGAGGTTGGAGGTGTACGCCTCCCAGCACCCCCGCGACCCGCAGAGGCAGTGCGGCCCCTCCGGGTGCAGCGGGATGTGGCCGAACTCCCCGGCGGTGTGGCCGGCGCCGCGGACCACCTGGCCGTTCACCACCACGCCGGCGCCCACGCCGTCGGAGACGGTGACGTACACGAAGTCGGCCGCGGCGTCGCCGCCGCGCTGCCCCAGCCACATCTGCGCGAGGGCGCAGGCGATGGGGGCGTTCTCGATGTGCACGGAGAGCCCGGTGGCGGCCTCCAGGTCGCCGCGGACGTCCACGTCGCGCCAGCCGAGCTGAGGGGAGTTGAGGATGCGGCCGGTGCGGCGGTCCACCATCCCCGGCACCACCATCCCGATCCCCTCCACCACCCCGGCGGCCCCGTAGCTCTTCAGGATCCGGCGCACGCGCCCGGAAAGCTCCTCCACCAGGGCGGCCGGGTCGAACACCGTCTCGAAGGTCTCCAGCGCGATCTGCGTCCCGTCGAAGTCGCTCAGCATCACGAAGGTGCGGGTGAACCGCACGTCGATGGCGACCACCAGCCGGTCGCTGGTGCGCACGTACAGCATCGTGGGCTTGCGGCCCCGCGGCGCCTCGCCCATGTCGCCTTCCAGGATGGATCCCTCCACCAGGAGCTCGCTCACCAGCGAGGTCACCATCCCGCGCCCCACGCCCATGCGCCGCGCCAGGTCGGCGCGCGAGACGGGCTGGTGCTCGCGCACCAGGTTGAGGAGGATCTGGCGGTTGATCTCGCGCGGGGTGGACCGCGTCGCGAGCTTGAAGTCGCGGGTGTTGATCTTTCTCATGGCTCCGCTGTCCTGCTTCGGCGGCGCGGAGGGGGCCCCACAACTTCCCCCTTGCGTTTTGTTCTCACAGCGAACAAATTGGTCTCGCGGCGGCACGAAAGCAAGGGGCACGTGCGAGCGGCTGCGTTCGCGGCCAGGCCGGAGCTGGATTCCGGAGCCCGCCACCCCCGGACATTGTTCCGCGCCGGAACGATATCGCGGATCCGC
Coding sequences within:
- a CDS encoding ROK family protein codes for the protein MRKINTRDFKLATRSTPREINRQILLNLVREHQPVSRADLARRMGVGRGMVTSLVSELLVEGSILEGDMGEAPRGRKPTMLYVRTSDRLVVAIDVRFTRTFVMLSDFDGTQIALETFETVFDPAALVEELSGRVRRILKSYGAAGVVEGIGMVVPGMVDRRTGRILNSPQLGWRDVDVRGDLEAATGLSVHIENAPIACALAQMWLGQRGGDAAADFVYVTVSDGVGAGVVVNGQVVRGAGHTAGEFGHIPLHPEGPHCLCGSRGCWEAYTSNLATVARYLGQDLSPEQSRRLLKQHGIAFGDLVTRARTGDARARAALQETGRYLGLGLAMIVNALNPSRIFVGGEITAAWDMIEDHLHAAVSERALTPTAARSPIIPEQTSTHPRLRGATALVAAPVYAAPQVA